One region of Channa argus isolate prfri chromosome 20, Channa argus male v1.0, whole genome shotgun sequence genomic DNA includes:
- the atxn7l3b gene encoding ataxin-7-like protein 3 isoform X1 → MKMEEVSMSSLDNSKLESLAQDILSDLVEDACLGLCFEVHRAVKQGYFFLDDTDQESTRDFEIVDQPGLDVFGQVYNQWKNKECICPNCSRSIAASRFAPHLEKCLGMGRNSSRIANRRIVTGNNTNNKSESDQEDNDDVNDNDWSYGAEKKAKKRKSDKNPNSPRRSKSFKHKSSMMGPRRRMDNQESPRMLMKDEAFPQ, encoded by the exons ATGAAAATGGAGGAGGTTTCAATGTCCAGCCTGGACAACAGCAAGCTGGAG AGCCTAGCTCAGGACATCCTGTCTGACCTGGTGGAGGATGCGTGCCTCGGTCTTTGCTTCGAGGTCCACCGGGCTGTCAAGCAGGGCTATTTTTTTCTGGATGACACGGACCAAGAAAGCACGAGGGACTTTG AAATTGTGGACCAGCCCGGATTGGACGTGTTCGGTCAGGTATACAACCAGTGGAAGAACAAAGAGTGCATATGTCCTAACTGCAGCAGGAGCATTGCTGCCTCCCGTTTTGCCCCACACCTGGAGAAATGCCTGGGGATGGGACGCAACAGTAGTCGCATAGCCAACCGCAG AATAGTCACTGgtaacaacaccaacaacaagtCGGAAAGTGACCAAGAGGATAATGATGACGTCAATGATAATGACTGGTCTTATGGGGCAGAAAAGAAAG ccaaaaaaaggaaatctgATAAG AATCCAAACTCACCCAGAAGATCCAAATCATTCAAGCATAAGAGCA GCATGATGGGTCCTAGACGTCGCATGGACAACCAGGAGAGCCCACGCATGCTGATGAAAGATGAGGCATTCCCTCAATAA
- the smarcd2 gene encoding SWI/SNF-related matrix-associated actin-dependent regulator of chromatin subfamily D member 2 isoform X1, whose amino-acid sequence MASRGGYTGPPMNPSMNAMNVGHAAGMRMPGMPQAPAGYPRSMSSAPQYPQRPGMPPSRVGGPMGSMAGQLPGPSYGGGNIPMRPGMGPPSMDASRKRFLHQHHQQQQEALGGGPRRGPKRRKMADKVLPQRIRDLVPESQAYMDLLAFERKLDQTIARKRMEIQEAIKKPIMQKRKLRIYISNTYTPSKPEGDEAEKVSSWELRVEGKLLEEPGKQKRKFSSFFKSLVIELDKELYGPDNHLVEWHRMPSTQETDGFQVKRPGDVNVKCTLLLMLDHQPPQYKLDPRLARLLGVHTQTRASIMQALWLYIKNNKLQDSHEKEYINCNRYFRQIFGCTRMRFSEIPMKLAGLLQHPDPIIINHIISVDPTDQKKTACYDIDVEVDDPLKGQMNSFLSSTTNQQEIAALEMKIHETIEYINQLKTERDFMLSFSNNPQDFIQDWLKSQCRDLKLMTDVTGNPEEERRTEFYQAPWVPEAVGRYVYSKVQQRRQELEQVLGIRLT is encoded by the exons ATGGCATCAAGAGGAGGCTACACCGGTCCCCCGATGAATCCGAGCATGAACGCCATGAATGTTGGGCATGCAGCGGGCATGAGGATGCCAGGAATGCCGCAAGCTCCAGCTGGATACCCTCGGAGCATGAGCAGCGCTCCCCAGTACCCCCAG CGCCCAGGGATGCCACCCAGTAGAGTTGGTGGCCCCATGGGATCAATGGCTGGTCAGTTACCAGGTCCATCTTATGGCGGTGGCAACATACCCATGCGGCCGGGTATGGGGCCTCCAAGCATGGACGCTTCAAGGAAGAGGTTCCTTCATCAGcatcaccagcagcagcaagagGCACTGGGAGGAGGCCCCAGACGAGG GCCAAAAAGACGCAAGATGGCTGACAAGGTTCTCCCACAGAGG ATTCGAGATCTTGTCCCAGAGTCTCAGGCCTACATGGACCTATTGGCCTTTGAAAGAAAACTGGATCAGACTATCGCACGAAAGCGCATGGAGATTCAGGAGGCCATCAAGAAACCTATTATG CAAAAACGCAAGCTCAGGATCTACATTTCCAACACATACACCCCCAGCAAGCCTGAGGGTGACGAGGCAGAGAAGGTGTCCTCCTGGGAACTGAGAGTGGAGGGCAAACTTCTGGAGGAA CCTGGTAAGCAAAAGAGGAAGTTCTCATCTTTCTTCAAGAGCCTGGTGATTGAGCTTGATAAGGAGCTCTATGGACCTGACAACCACTTAGTAGAG TGGCACAGAATGCCCTCCACTCAGGAGACAGATGGATTCCAGGTCAAAAGGCCTGGTGATGTGAATGTCAAATGCACCTTACTTCTCATGCTTGACCACCAG CCTCCTCAGTACAAACTTGACCCACGGTTGGCTCGCCTGCTgggtgtgcacacacagacacgggCCAGCATCATGCAAGCTCTCTGGCTCTACATCAAGAACAACAAGCTCCAGGATAGTCATGAAAAGGAGTACATCAACTGCAACCGCTACTTCAGACAG ATATTTGGCTGTACCCGCATGAGGTTCTCTGAGATTCCAATGAAACTGGCGGGCCTGCTGCAGCACCCTGACCCCATCATTATCAATCACATCATTAG TGTGGACCCCACAGATCAGAAGAAGACAGCGTGCTATGACATTGATGTGGAGGTGGACGACCCACTGAAGGGCCAAATGAACAGTTTCCTGTCCTCTACAACCAACCAACAGGAAATAGCTGCACTGGAGATGAAG ATCCATGAGACGATTGAGTACATTAATCAGctgaagacagaaagagacttTATGCTGAGCTTCAGCAATAATCCACAGGATTTCATCCAGGACTGGCTCAAGTctcagtgcagagatctgaag TTGATGACAGATGTGACAGGAAACCCTGAAGAAGAGAGAAGGACTGAGTTCTATCAGGCACCCTGGGTACCAGAGGCAGTGGGCAGATACGTTTACTCCAAA GTGCAGCAGAGAAGACAAGAATTGGAGCAGGTGTTGGGTATCAGACTCACCTGA
- the smarcd2 gene encoding SWI/SNF-related matrix-associated actin-dependent regulator of chromatin subfamily D member 2 isoform X2 yields MASRGGYTGPPMNPSMNAMNVGHAAGMRMPGMPQAPAGYPRSMSSAPQYPQRPGMPPSRVGGPMGSMAGQLPGPSYGGGNIPMRPGMGPPSMDASRKRFLHQHHQQQQEALGGGPRRGPKRRKMADKVLPQRIRDLVPESQAYMDLLAFERKLDQTIARKRMEIQEAIKKPIMQKRKLRIYISNTYTPSKPEGDEAEKVSSWELRVEGKLLEEWHRMPSTQETDGFQVKRPGDVNVKCTLLLMLDHQPPQYKLDPRLARLLGVHTQTRASIMQALWLYIKNNKLQDSHEKEYINCNRYFRQIFGCTRMRFSEIPMKLAGLLQHPDPIIINHIISVDPTDQKKTACYDIDVEVDDPLKGQMNSFLSSTTNQQEIAALEMKIHETIEYINQLKTERDFMLSFSNNPQDFIQDWLKSQCRDLKLMTDVTGNPEEERRTEFYQAPWVPEAVGRYVYSKVQQRRQELEQVLGIRLT; encoded by the exons ATGGCATCAAGAGGAGGCTACACCGGTCCCCCGATGAATCCGAGCATGAACGCCATGAATGTTGGGCATGCAGCGGGCATGAGGATGCCAGGAATGCCGCAAGCTCCAGCTGGATACCCTCGGAGCATGAGCAGCGCTCCCCAGTACCCCCAG CGCCCAGGGATGCCACCCAGTAGAGTTGGTGGCCCCATGGGATCAATGGCTGGTCAGTTACCAGGTCCATCTTATGGCGGTGGCAACATACCCATGCGGCCGGGTATGGGGCCTCCAAGCATGGACGCTTCAAGGAAGAGGTTCCTTCATCAGcatcaccagcagcagcaagagGCACTGGGAGGAGGCCCCAGACGAGG GCCAAAAAGACGCAAGATGGCTGACAAGGTTCTCCCACAGAGG ATTCGAGATCTTGTCCCAGAGTCTCAGGCCTACATGGACCTATTGGCCTTTGAAAGAAAACTGGATCAGACTATCGCACGAAAGCGCATGGAGATTCAGGAGGCCATCAAGAAACCTATTATG CAAAAACGCAAGCTCAGGATCTACATTTCCAACACATACACCCCCAGCAAGCCTGAGGGTGACGAGGCAGAGAAGGTGTCCTCCTGGGAACTGAGAGTGGAGGGCAAACTTCTGGAGGAA TGGCACAGAATGCCCTCCACTCAGGAGACAGATGGATTCCAGGTCAAAAGGCCTGGTGATGTGAATGTCAAATGCACCTTACTTCTCATGCTTGACCACCAG CCTCCTCAGTACAAACTTGACCCACGGTTGGCTCGCCTGCTgggtgtgcacacacagacacgggCCAGCATCATGCAAGCTCTCTGGCTCTACATCAAGAACAACAAGCTCCAGGATAGTCATGAAAAGGAGTACATCAACTGCAACCGCTACTTCAGACAG ATATTTGGCTGTACCCGCATGAGGTTCTCTGAGATTCCAATGAAACTGGCGGGCCTGCTGCAGCACCCTGACCCCATCATTATCAATCACATCATTAG TGTGGACCCCACAGATCAGAAGAAGACAGCGTGCTATGACATTGATGTGGAGGTGGACGACCCACTGAAGGGCCAAATGAACAGTTTCCTGTCCTCTACAACCAACCAACAGGAAATAGCTGCACTGGAGATGAAG ATCCATGAGACGATTGAGTACATTAATCAGctgaagacagaaagagacttTATGCTGAGCTTCAGCAATAATCCACAGGATTTCATCCAGGACTGGCTCAAGTctcagtgcagagatctgaag TTGATGACAGATGTGACAGGAAACCCTGAAGAAGAGAGAAGGACTGAGTTCTATCAGGCACCCTGGGTACCAGAGGCAGTGGGCAGATACGTTTACTCCAAA GTGCAGCAGAGAAGACAAGAATTGGAGCAGGTGTTGGGTATCAGACTCACCTGA
- the atxn7l3b gene encoding ataxin-7-like protein 3 isoform X2, with protein sequence MTTAVSAHLVVLANENGGGFNVQPGQQQAGEIVDQPGLDVFGQVYNQWKNKECICPNCSRSIAASRFAPHLEKCLGMGRNSSRIANRRIVTGNNTNNKSESDQEDNDDVNDNDWSYGAEKKAKKRKSDKNPNSPRRSKSFKHKSSMMGPRRRMDNQESPRMLMKDEAFPQ encoded by the exons ATGACCACAGCAGTGTCTGCTCATCTGGTAGTTCTGGCAAATGAAAATGGAGGAGGTTTCAATGTCCAGCCTGGACAACAGCAAGCTGGAG AAATTGTGGACCAGCCCGGATTGGACGTGTTCGGTCAGGTATACAACCAGTGGAAGAACAAAGAGTGCATATGTCCTAACTGCAGCAGGAGCATTGCTGCCTCCCGTTTTGCCCCACACCTGGAGAAATGCCTGGGGATGGGACGCAACAGTAGTCGCATAGCCAACCGCAG AATAGTCACTGgtaacaacaccaacaacaagtCGGAAAGTGACCAAGAGGATAATGATGACGTCAATGATAATGACTGGTCTTATGGGGCAGAAAAGAAAG ccaaaaaaaggaaatctgATAAG AATCCAAACTCACCCAGAAGATCCAAATCATTCAAGCATAAGAGCA GCATGATGGGTCCTAGACGTCGCATGGACAACCAGGAGAGCCCACGCATGCTGATGAAAGATGAGGCATTCCCTCAATAA